Part of the Zerene cesonia ecotype Mississippi chromosome 3, Zerene_cesonia_1.1, whole genome shotgun sequence genome is shown below.
tcctgaaatataatattcacatcCTTCCGTCTAATTATtgggttaaaataataactgtcGTCTTAATTTCCACATCATTATTAGGTATAGAAGAAATAGCTTAGCTGTAGAAACCGTAgctgaagttttattttttgttgtcttTGAGTTTGCTTCTAACGAGTTTTGTGTATCCTATCCACCGCAGTTGGACAGTAATCTAACCTGCAGTACGCTTGCATTGCTGACAATTTTATGCGCTTCATTATTCAGGAGCAAGTTTTGCAATACGCGAGTAAATCGAAGCTGCTCTCTGTCAATGACACAATAATCGTTTGACCCACTCCGAGCATTACCGCGAAGCGATTGAATACGCCACAACATTCATATTTGCACTTTCACGTAAACATCTGTATTAATTAGGCGCCAATACCTcttcgaattttaaatattgcgaAATGGTTTGCAAACACTAGTCAGCCGGCATAAACCTTAAACCCCTATGTTAAGGCGCGTTCCAAGATGTGTTGAAATGTAAAGAACTCTAATGCTTATTCTGACTGAAGTGGCCTTTTTAGTGCGGCGATATGTATTTGTGTCATTGCATCCTATCAGGGCCGGAGGAGAGGAGACCGACCGTTTTCCTTTGCGCTGTGCGCTTATAATTATCCTGTATGCATTACGATAACTACATATTATGgacattttatcattatgtaaatgaaaactatgggaataaaactattttaatggCCGATCCAGCCAACATCAACTATCAACAAAGAacaaatcacactaatataaatgtgaaagtttatttgtttggatgtttgtccgtcaatcatgttgaaactactgaaaggattttgatgaaatttcgtataaagtcaaggtatgagctgacttgggcgataggatactttttatcccgataaacTTTACTCTATAAGACAAAATCAGTCATAATAAGAAACATACCAAATCAGTATCCACTAGTTTACGACACTAAATTGTAGCTAAAATTACTGGTACACATATATGCTTTATTctcaataaaatgttgtaagagattgtaactaataaaaaaaatatgcatccAAGTCATCTTTTACCTATTTAATTTGTTCCCTCATACACCAGTTAGAACCTTGTTGAATACTCAATTtcgaaaaacaattttattttaatatgtgcCGTTTAATGAGAATTTGCAAGGCGACCGTAAACGATGCGTACAATTTCGTAACCGCGAAAAGAATTATTCTCTgctatacttagtctggccataaatactgttacacttaattataaaaaaatattacatttgaatttcgaatctNNNNNNNNNNNNNNNNNNNNNNNNNNNNNNNNNNNNNNNNNNNNNNNNNNNNNNNNNNNNNNNNNNNNNNNNNNNNNNNNNNNNNNNNNNNNNNNNNNNNNNNNNNNNNNNNNNNNNNNNNNNNNNNNNNNNNNNNNNNNNNNNNNNNNNNNNNNNNNNNNNNNNNNNNNNNNNNNNNNNNNNNNNNNNNNNNNNNNNNNNNNNNNNNNNNNNNNNNNNNNNNNNNNNNNNNNNNNNNNNNNNNNNNNNNNNNNNNNNNNNNNNNNNNNNNNNNNNNNNNNNNNNNNNNNNNNNNNNNNNNNNNNNNNNNNNNNNNNNNNNNNNNNNNNNNNNNNNNNNNNNNNNNNNNNNNNNNNNNNNNNNNNNNNNNNNNNNNNNNNNNNNNNNNNNNNNNNNNNNNNNNNNNNNNNNNNNNNNNNNNNNNNNNNNNNNNNNNNNNNNNNNNNNNNNNNNNNNNNNNNNNNNNNNNNNNNNNNNNNNNNNNNNNNNNNNNNNNNNNNNNNNNNNNNNNNNNNNNNNNNNNNNNNNNNNNNNNNNNNNNNNNNNNNNNNNNNNNNNNNNNNNNNNNNNNNNNNNNNNNNNNNNNNNNNNNNNNNNNNNNNNNNNNNNNNNNNNNNNNNNNNNNNNNNNNNNNNNNNNNNNNNNNNNNNNNNNNNNNNNNNNNNNNNNNNNNNNNNNNNNNNNNNNNNNNNNNNNNNNNNNNNNNNNNNNNNNNNNNNNNNNNNNNNNNNNNNNNNNNNNNNNNNNNNNNNNNNNNNNNNNNNNNNNNNNNNNNNNNNNNNNNNNNNNNNNNNNNNNNNNNNNNNNNNNNNNNNNNNNNNNNNNNNNNNNNNNNNNNNNNNNNNNNNNNNNNNNNNNNNNNNNNNNNNNNNNNNNNNNNNNNNNNNNNNNNNNNNNNNNNNNNNNNNNNNNNNNNNNNNNNNNNNNNNNNNNNNNNNNNNNNNNNNNNNNNNNNNNNNNNNNNNNNNNNNNNNNNNNNNNNNNNNNNNNNNNNNNNNNNTAGAtagcaaaattatataaaaaaaaactgtacaaaataaactttgtaataaaatgtgtaaacTGTACAAaatgtagatataataattttgatttacaaaaaaatatcaccaACATCCCGAATCAAAACCGAATTCTAAAAACATTTGGTCCCGccaaatgacaaaaatttcctatcaaatacaaaagcCTCATCAATCTGTTGAAAACCCAATAAGATATTGGGTGACAAGACCGAAAGAAAAAGACAGAccgaaaaagaaaagaaaagaaagactGTGGTAGCAAGCAAATCTTTAAAGCATACTTCGAAAAGGAACATCttcattattatgatatgagAGTGTATCtggtataatatgtttataattaattaatattaattgaaaattaaaacaaggTCAACTTCACTTACTGAAAGcatttattcataacttttacttttttttcacACTTTTGTTCCTACGGTTGTGAgatagttatataatagtacgtttattttttgtaatatttgttagtAAATTTTGCGACTTGCGACAAACAgtggtgttttattttgaatatagaatTATAACTTGGGAATTGGAGGACTTATTTTCAGTATGTACTTTACACGAGTCACTCACTGCAACTGCAAACATTGTTAAATGTAAAGGTTTTAGCGCTTGTATGGAAaatagttttgtaaataacaaactGCAATAATTGTGATTTACCGTATTTGAGTGAATGTGAGTGATCAGCATTAGATGCATGTATCATAAAGTAAGCAATATActacaaatttataagaattgtATTGCCGATTACAGTATTGTAATTAGGatagaataacaaaataagaatACTGTTCATTTAAGAAacgtttgtattatttgaatatacaaattctttaaaaaagcaattgGTAAAGACAactttttccaaaataaatgtttgaaactCAATTCGAAATAGTAGCTACCAATGCAATCTATAATGAACGAAACGATCGACATGATtattgacaatattttaacatctGTCGTTTAACGTTAAGATGACATCTGACACTTGACAGTTATTTGCACTTGTCCATGAACTACTGAACTACGAATATTGAGCAGCAATTTGTGATTTGAGTTTTGGTATCACGTCGTTGAAGTTCCATGTTTGCGTTAGTTCTAATATTTTCTAACTGCTAGCCAAGTTGCAAGCGGAAAATCGTTTGGTTACTAGTCGAGTGAAGTCgtgttaaaagtttaaaaatgatcatttattaacgtaatatttatttgagtttCAATTCACAACGTCATTGTGTTAATTTACTACTGGTACCTACTTTTGTGTACGGATAAAATtggtgttataatttttattataaatttccatTACACAAATCAGCACAATGGTGGAGGCTAGTAAGTTATGGTTTGAGAGCGCATGTAGTGCGTCCGATTGTCATACGTTAATTCATCCATGGACACCCAAATGCAGCGATGCAACTGCATCCATGTTACTCAGCTGTATAAAAGGGAGCTATAAATTCTATGCCATGGTTTACTTGGTAAGTCTTTTAGGATGTTATGGATAATGTGgtaaattaatacttttgcattttttagTAGTACTGAATGATTATGATTCAATAGGAAAAAAATGTCAATTGATATGATACATCAAACTTATTTCTATGTACATATTGTTTTCACAAACTtggaatttcatataaataggcAATAATctagaatattataagtaaaaattataagtataataagtaaaaaagttATCTCATatctatcaatttattttttgtttaaactgTTAATGCATCACTGTTCTAAAAAAATAGGTTTTccttaatcatttatttttcaataagtgtataattttatataatgttatttggtTTTTCCCATGCAATTCTCtaatctttattttgtaaatatatctcTCTATAAACAcacattactattttatattttattttgttacttttttacttGTACTGTAATACTGtctattttaagatttaatattcataattggCAATTGGTATAAGACATGCCATTTTATCTCATATCACTTTATTATCAGTAATGTGTGCAATGAGCATATTATCAATGTATGGATTAGATAcagtgtataaaatttggataagtttatacaaaattaactttCACATAATGTTTTCCTTGTAGAGTTCTCATAAAAGGACCCTACATAATTTTTGATTCAACATCTATcactgtttaaaaataagttaacatctcattattaaattgtactgATGATCTTATTACATGCAGCAAATTTGTATTCTTTACCATTTAAACTTGGTGATAAAATCACCAaacataataaagaaatatgagttaaataaataagtattatgatataactttgtatatttttaaccccacattatgttaaatgtaaattcacaaaaacacatttttttattcaaaactaaaCTGTTGTACACTATCATAAATGTAAAGGCAtcccttttaatttttttttcaagtgaAACTAAAGTTCAAGGAATGTCAATATAGTCTTTAACTTATGTCTTTTATACAGCAtgattgtatgaaattttataatattgatttgtttcagattcaaatattaatgaaaggCAAGAAACTAACTCAAAAGGAGGCTTTAGaacaatttaaactttatttgaaatctggcATCTTTGGTCTCACAGTGGGAAGTTCCTTTGTGACTTTGAATTGTATATTCaggtattcatttataaaatttaaatattttttgtgttgcctcaatgaaatgttaattagcaacttgtttaaatgttgttaGGAATTGTACAGAAAGCCAAATTTTTAACTCTTTATGACTCATTAGCTGACCCAACAGACATTGTCCTTCCTTCACATGATTTGTCACATGTATGATGTTTAAATgaccttttaattttttttcattttggcATACATAAAAGCTTTAGCTTTTagcatttattctatttttaaaaccttaCATAAGAGAccatcaaaaaaatatagacagtTATTGCTAGAGTTATGataccaaattaaataatctattgaTTATCAATATGGATGTAGAAGTTTGtccaattaaattatgttattgctGCTAgaatgttaaaactgttagattataaactattgttatataacaaTGTTCACAATTTATACATCTGTTACTGTAAAAGACCGAACTGTCCTAAGGTTTTCCTAAGGATTTACGGAATATCTTAGGATTTaccagttttttattttgttgaaagGAAGCTATTCTTCAGTCAATTCTCGTACTATACAACAGTGCTTCTGCCATGCACAATCAGTGGGCTTGCGGTTTACTTTGAGCCTCCATACAGAAGAGTTATGGTTGTTAACTTGTTTGTTAACTTGGTGAGTATATTGTTAATACTGTTTCCTTATGGAGTTATTTTTCCTTATAGCtaacataaatgtatttatgtgcATAGATTAATTGGTATTAAGATATAAACGTTATAGCATTTCCACCGCATCCTTAACATGTgcgcgtagaaccgaggggtcctgggttcgattccagGAGGGGACTCGAAAAGAAAGTCTCGACCTGGCAAGACACAAAAGGCTGTTCACCCACTTGGCTATAAAGAGAATCGATTAGAAACACAGAATTTCACTTTATTATTGGATTTCACTAGTTTAAAAGCttgtatatgaaaataaagacaTACTTTATCTGTCTAAATTCTGTTTAACAAGTGGATAATGGGCAAGTAAAGCTATATCAGATTAAGGACTTAGGAAATCTGAATCATTAGAGTGTATTTATGTTAATCTTTTTGCCTAAGGCCCTGACAGAAAACTATCTAATCTACTAAATAAGAAATctaagaattataataattcaaaatattttttgtaatccCTGTATCACTCATATTCTAAAGAATTTGACAAAATTGTGgatatattgaaatgaaatatcattaaaattattgtctgAGACTATCTATTcttctattttaaatgaataattcaattatgaggtagcaaataataatcaatccAAAGTTCAAATTTGTAGTGTTGTGTGATAAATTGAACGTTACAAAAACAATGTGGTCAAatgaattaagataaaaaattgtctattaGGATGGATGTACGTTATGAATTAAAAGTGTTTCTagttcatatttaaaacatgcaGTAAGGAGAGAGATTAGCAATGAAAGGTTATTTATAGTACATCAACATAATTGTTATACCATACTAAAAGATATGGAAATATATgatgtatgttaatatttattccagACATAAATTGCTTAAAAGAAATATGAGTTTGTTCTTGTACCTCTACGGAAACGGAATCTTTATAGCATCACTTTTGGTGTTCGTCTGTCTGTAGacctttttttcatattatgctGATTATCATGTATAAGAAGGTAATATATACTGAACATATAGGTTTTCGAATACTGGATACGCACATTAGAAATGAAAGGATGGCTGCGGAGGTCGGCCGGACGAGAGACGCTCATCTTTATGTTGGGGAGTTCCCTCTTCTTCTATCTCATGAGGTTGGAGAGAGAGAACACTAAAAGGACTCCATTGTTTTGGTGAGTTACTTATTTTGCATGTTTCagattatattgtatgtatattctaATGAGTGCTTTCAAAAGACGTGAAAtacgtctttttttttttcatttttacctACATTTTAAGGAAGCTCGAAGAAGCTCAAACGAGACAAAATGGATTTTTTCAATCCtatgatgatgttgatgatgatgataatgatgatgatgatgatgattgttattttttcaaagtttGTAGATCGATTTCTCAgtccattatttaatttaatttcgattATTCTTTTTACTTACACTATTATACGTGGTctttgtgataaaaattaaattttacgacATTTGAAGTGTGTAAAACTAACGATAAACGAACCAATAATTGGTTTTTAGTAATTAGAAACCTTGAAGTTATTTCGATacttaatcatttatttccaTGTACTTTCAATTGTATACTTAAAACTCTGCGatgaatgtattaaaaacaattacttactacataaattattaagaaatacatatagataaaaaagacAACTTTTTTCGTTAcgattgtattaaaatgtattccaacgaatcaaataatatgtaatgtcaattattttatatgaaatgaatacAAGTGCCGACGGACGAGTTTGATTAACATCCAAAAATTCTCAGTACGAGTTACTGTGAATTTTTGGATGCTAATTTAAgaaagatgaaaaaaaaagattgagATTCGTTCGATCGTGTTTTTAGATCGGGTAAATTTATACGAAACATGCAATCTAAATATCTACTagatatatatctttaaatataaacattcaagGCAGGCAGATAGGCACGGCAGATATGCCCATGTATGGCtgccaatatatttaatttaagtgcttatatatttaattctagGTTTTTCACGCCTCCCAGAGTTTCGAAAGAGGTCGGTAAGCCCGTACAAGGTATTGAGGGCAGGAGCGATGCCTGTCCGCATAGAGGCCCGTgcaagaattatattttaaaggtaaTGTTGCCATTTGGAATGcgttaattgtatatattatgcaccttcttaaataatgtattttttatgctaattaacgtttagtagtttttggtAGAAGTTGGGAGTATTTTGATTGGTTGCTAGCGGAGGTGGGAATTAGATTGAATCAACTAATTTCGTATAGAAAAATATCTGATGCAATTAGAATATCGGTGAATTTTTGAAACGCTTTCATTTAactgttttatcatttattttaggacatttttatttcgctTGAATTTGGTAGGTTTTATCCCTTAAAAAAACTCGAAACACTAACAGTTGCGTACAAATAAGCTATAAATAACTGTGAACTATAATGTTTCTTTCCTTTACACATATAATATCATgctgtataataattaaaaaacattgccagtgtttaattaattgtgttcttatatagtttaaattagtTGGCAACGTATACATTGTTTGAAatctaaatacataatatacatattgctTCTGTAATTATTAGACGAAGTACGCGCTATTACACttgttataatgtatgtatcatttatataaatctacaaaaaaattgtatcacaCATTTATCGAAGGATTAACATTGACACGAAAAGTgaaacttgttttatttttagtacaatattttttagtacCTCGGGACTTGATCTCGAATGAATGAAACGGTTCTGCTGTTCGCAATTGCAACtagaatacatataacatcttTACAAAAGCTCTATTTTGAACATGATATATTTTCCTGAAACTTCGTAATATTCTTGATATTATCTTGTTATTATGCGGGTAAATAATGTATGTCGTTTACGTCAATTAATTTCGATGTTTTACCTCAAATTATCCTCAAAATTCTGTATCTTATTCGCGTTGGTGTTTACGTTTAGTCAAGATCGATTTCCTCCATTCATTGCCTTATGTCTATTCTTttgaaccgacttcaaaaaaggaggcaGTTCACAAttcgactttattttttgtgtctgtTACCTCAAACTTTCCGACTgggtaaaccgattttgatgatgctttttatattttgaagctGGTGATTACCGTTTGGTCCCAATGAATTTGGTTCATTAGGTCTTATTCAGTCAATAAGTCAAAAATGGCGGCGGTTTAGTttgtgtgtaaaaataattgtctatgaaacaatgaatatttattgtagatTGAACTCCTTTGAACTTTTTAATGGTAACGTATATTTGACTTAATCGTTAAGTAATTATTGcgtagtataaataattactgcaATTCAGTGTAAAGGTCGACCCAAACTGTTGACTTTTGGTGACGTTAAGCATTCAGTATACGGCATTTGTTTTGTAactaattcattataattatttttttctgagccgattcattataattattgattgaatAACCGTTTGTAGCGTTTCAAATCGGGCATTGTTAAGTTTTTGtcaaataatagtataaatgacCTCTCAATATATTGGAACTGGAAATCTCACATGTATATTGGAACtatcaataagaaaaattacttatatgtCCACTAGTTCTTCCTTTACTCTTGAGAGTATCGTTTTTTtgtaagataataaatgtatgtgaCAGGACCGAAGAAGCTAGTCTAGAACAACAATATATTTCGGAACATTTTGTGATTATTTGAAcctataatttacaaaacgaATAATTTCCACAAATagactatttaattttctcgCAGATTCTGAAAAATGTAGcttgaaatattgatatttgatatcattatttaccattattagtataaataatactataaatactataatactattaataaataaattagaacgATTGTCCGTTActttttcaatcaaaattcACGATATGAGATTCAggataaattttcttatagtTTTTACATCATTGagtatcttaaaaaaaaactttaacgtGTGGTACTAAGGACTATTCAAGTATGTCACTCTGTACGAAAGTTCTTACCAAAAATCGTTTAGTTCGCGCAATTTGGCGCGTTTCGATGCCCATCTATTTCGAGAACGCGTCCTTAAACcgatatgttatgttataatagTACATGTGGCAAACAAACCTTTGAGGCATCTGTGGCATACTTCAGAATATCAATGACATCATATTATCGAAGTTATCATATTggttaagtattttattgataagaaTTAAGCCTACATATTAAAAGTTACAGTGCTTGTTAAGTACTAGtcaacatttttgtataaaatatgtaaattatttaaaaaagtacatGTGTTTCGATCGAGTATTCCAATAACAATAGCTGTGGTCTCATTATCAGGCCGTCTTCATTTGGGGAATATACGATCagaatattatagatatgtcCAAAATGTgttcattcaaatatataacataaattcttataaatgcTATCCTGCtaggaaaataataactatgaATAATTATCACACATTCTAGTCTAAAAATTCTATCCACTATGAAATCAGTGGGCGTGTAATAGACATTGTTTTTAGAAACCCACTTGCAAGAAAAGTGTGGCGgtttactgttattttttgtttcaaccGACGTTCCAAAAACAAGGGAGGTTTTCGATtcgaaactttttttttatttatcatatattattttattgaaatgttattttatttggttcttttatgtatttccAGGGTGCGGCACAACTGTTCGGCGTGGGATGCTTGATGACAATGCTCCGTACGATCCTGCCCAGAATATTGACGCCGAGTAAAGCGCTTAAATCGCTGAAATTCTCCCACCTCAAGCTGGGCTTGTTCTTTGGTGGATATATTGGTATTTATAGGGTAAGTGTTTTTTTTGCCTAGAATCATTTGAACGTgtgaaaaaacatttcaatccttatgtatttatgtatgtaagtgttttttgtttcttgtaTTTGCTTGTTGTGTTgaacaaataacaaacacatataaGGAGCTATTATCAATTTTCGTCAATTCAGACTTatctttattatgtattactagctttATGCCCG
Proteins encoded:
- the LOC119836524 gene encoding transmembrane protein 135-like, translating into MVEASKLWFESACSASDCHTLIHPWTPKCSDATASMLLSCIKGSYKFYAMVYLIQILMKGKKLTQKEALEQFKLYLKSGIFGLTVGSSFVTLNCIFRKLFFSQFSYYTTVLLPCTISGLAVYFEPPYRRVMVVNLFVNLVFEYWIRTLEMKGWLRRSAGRETLIFMLGSSLFFYLMRLERENTKRTPLFWFFTPPRVSKEVGKPVQGIEGRSDACPHRGPCKNYILKGAAQLFGVGCLMTMLRTILPRILTPSKALKSLKFSHLKLGLFFGGYIGIYRLVVCILCRATGKDSALYAAPAGFLAGAAFRASPSLPIALAPITSSLQILTSWAYQKGMIPEQWPLVELLYCVCQGLLFHARVMHEDVCPRYIVNLMHTVTTNKADEIQGAFIQKILAYSSAI